The Candidatus Methylomirabilis sp. DNA window ATTCGAGGGGCTCACCGTGACCGACGGGGGCCTCCGGGAAGGGATCCTGCTCGACACCGTGTCCCGCCACCTCGCCCCTCGCCCCGGGGGGCGATCCGGCTGAGGGGCGTCGTTTCTGGCCCGTCGCTTGCACCTTGACAAGCCCGGCCACCTCCCGGTAGGATGCCCTCCGCGCCGACGCCAGGGCGCGGGGGTCGGCGAAGGATGTCGCGCGAATGGACTCAAGTAAAGTCCTAATCCTCAATCAGACCTTCGAGGCCCTCCAGGTCTGCAGTGCCCGCCGAGCGATCGTCCTCCTGTACACGGGCCGTGCCGAGCGCGTGGAGGACACCAGCCGGGTCGTCCGTTCCCCCTCGGTCGCCTTCCCCGTCCCCTCGGTCATCCGCCTGCACCGCTACGTGCGGAAGCCCCCACTGCAGACCCTCTCCTTCAACAAGAAGAACATCCTGAAGCGGGACGGCTACACCTGCCAGTACTGCAGCCGCAACAGCGGGGAGCGGATGACCATTGACCATGTCCTGCCCCGCTCCCTCGGCGGCCGGACCGTCTGGGAGAACGTGGTGAGCGCGTGCCGGGCCTGCAATCTCAGGAAGGGGAATCGCACCCCGCCCGAGGCGGGGATGATCCTCCTCCGGCCCCCCGCG harbors:
- a CDS encoding HNH endonuclease, which produces MDSSKVLILNQTFEALQVCSARRAIVLLYTGRAERVEDTSRVVRSPSVAFPVPSVIRLHRYVRKPPLQTLSFNKKNILKRDGYTCQYCSRNSGERMTIDHVLPRSLGGRTVWENVVSACRACNLRKGNRTPPEAGMILLRPPAKPISVFYLGILATSRERLEAWRKYLPAGVVAAGRANGPEAGRRS